Proteins encoded within one genomic window of Saccharopolyspora pogona:
- the rpmA gene encoding 50S ribosomal protein L27 yields MAHKKGASSSRNGRDSNPKYLGVKRYGGQVVKAGEILIRQRGTKFHPGLNVGRGNDDTLFALSAGTVQFGRYRGRKAVSVLPAEA; encoded by the coding sequence ATGGCACATAAGAAGGGCGCATCCAGCTCTCGGAACGGCCGCGACTCGAACCCCAAGTACCTCGGGGTGAAGCGCTACGGCGGCCAGGTCGTCAAGGCCGGCGAGATTCTGATCCGGCAGCGGGGCACCAAGTTCCACCCCGGCCTGAACGTCGGGCGGGGTAACGACGACACCCTGTTCGCGTTGTCCGCTGGCACCGTCCAGTTCGGACGTTACCGCGGCCGCAAGGCCGTCAGCGTGCTGCCGGCCGAGGCCTGA
- the rplU gene encoding 50S ribosomal protein L21, translating into MYAIVKTGGKQYKVAVGDVVEVEKLEGELGSEVSFPALLVVDGSEVTTDADALAKVSVTGKLVEQTKGPKIRIHKFKNKTGYHKRQGHRQKLTRVEVTGITK; encoded by the coding sequence ATGTACGCGATCGTCAAGACCGGCGGCAAGCAGTACAAGGTGGCTGTCGGGGACGTCGTCGAGGTCGAGAAGCTCGAGGGCGAGCTGGGCTCCGAGGTCAGTTTCCCGGCGCTTCTGGTCGTCGATGGCTCTGAGGTCACGACCGACGCCGACGCGCTGGCCAAGGTGTCGGTGACCGGCAAGCTGGTCGAGCAGACCAAGGGCCCCAAGATCCGCATCCACAAGTTCAAGAACAAGACCGGCTACCACAAGCGCCAGGGTCACCGGCAGAAGCTGACCCGCGTTGAGGTCACCGGCATCACGAAGTGA
- a CDS encoding glycosyltransferase family 2 protein, whose product MTDAAPEVEVSLLAPAKNERENLPRLFAEIRDAMQQQHRTWELLVVDDGSTDDSWQVIAEQARQDPRLRGIRLRRNFGKAAALAAGVAEVRGELLVTLDADLQDDPAEIPRLLAELDNGADLVSGHKAQRQDPLGKRLPSKVFNGVTGLITGLKLADHNCGLKAARTEVYRRVPLYGELHRYIPALAHQLGYRVRELAVHHRPRVHGKSNYGLERYVRGALDLLTVVALTRYGRRPAHLFGGLGLLAGTIGTLILLYLSGVWLFTDQSIGTRPLLTLGILLEIFAAQMISVGLLAELVLHRTGRDRDVDVLVADQTTNASPAQSGKSP is encoded by the coding sequence ATGACAGATGCCGCACCGGAAGTCGAGGTCTCGCTGCTCGCCCCGGCCAAGAACGAACGCGAGAACCTGCCCCGGCTGTTCGCCGAGATCCGCGATGCGATGCAGCAGCAGCACCGGACGTGGGAGCTGCTGGTCGTCGACGACGGCAGCACCGACGACAGCTGGCAGGTGATCGCGGAGCAGGCCCGGCAGGACCCCCGGTTGCGCGGCATCCGGCTGCGGCGCAACTTCGGCAAGGCCGCCGCGCTGGCCGCCGGGGTCGCCGAGGTCCGCGGGGAGTTGTTGGTCACGCTGGACGCCGACCTGCAGGACGACCCCGCCGAGATCCCGCGGCTGCTCGCGGAGCTCGACAACGGGGCCGACCTCGTCAGCGGGCACAAGGCGCAACGGCAGGACCCGCTGGGCAAGCGGCTGCCGTCGAAGGTGTTCAACGGCGTCACCGGGCTGATCACCGGCCTGAAGCTGGCGGACCACAACTGCGGGCTCAAGGCGGCGCGGACCGAGGTCTACCGGCGCGTGCCGCTGTATGGGGAGCTGCACCGCTACATCCCCGCGCTGGCGCACCAGCTCGGCTACCGGGTCCGCGAGCTCGCCGTGCATCACCGGCCGCGGGTGCACGGCAAGTCCAACTACGGGCTGGAGCGGTACGTGCGCGGCGCCCTGGACTTACTCACGGTCGTCGCGCTCACCCGCTACGGGCGGCGCCCGGCGCACCTGTTCGGCGGGCTCGGGTTGCTGGCCGGGACGATCGGCACGCTGATCCTGCTCTACCTGAGCGGGGTGTGGCTGTTCACGGACCAGTCGATCGGCACTCGTCCGCTGCTGACGCTGGGGATCCTGCTGGAGATCTTCGCGGCGCAGATGATCTCCGTCGGTCTGCTCGCCGAGCTGGTGCTGCACCGGACCGGGCGGGACCGGGACGTGGACGTGCTGGTGGCCGACCAGACGACGAACGCGAGCCCGGCTCAGTCCGGTAAGTCACCGTGA
- a CDS encoding arabinosyltransferase domain-containing protein, whose amino-acid sequence MHPESAKKLRLYASLLGLVGTVLALLVPFLPVNHDVVTLRWPTAEGTKSVSAPLVAYSPLWLDADVPCTAAHGLDARTTGPAILLSTNPPSSDYGKLTGLTLQVDNGQAALYSKGQQVSTVPLPTGDCTISVRADASGTTAGIGKQVWARVLGDQRPQLTGIYSSLDNTVDDVRGLSFEARVDNRFSSYATPLKLVVIALAIAAFIGSVICLRRLDVRAGRRPPRLAPRGWWKPTFRDAVVYAALVVWWLIGAMTSDDGYVLSMVRSEQSAGYVSNYYRWFANPESPFGWFYEFYAQWVKVSTATPWVRLPALLMAVISWLLISREVLPRLGQQVRRSNAAGWAAAAVFLAFWLPYNNGLRAEPVVVLFSLLALCAVERAVATGRLMPAALGLVGAALSVGVNPHGLVAVLPYVAAVKPLFRLVRKRAQEFGWVPVLAPISASGFVILTLVFYDQTWQSVMDAMELKTTFGPNGRWYEELNRYSLLFSQSPDGSLTRRFPVLLVILCLATCAVVLLRRGRIRGAALGPSRRLLAITALGFAVLALTPTKHTHHFGIFAAFGGALAALTALATSTTVLRSRRNRAAFVAGLMVILAFASTGPNAWWYVSGWGIPWFDKPPSISGHQFSTLFLVFAGIAGVIALIEHLRIDENNPKIVDERWDSPEKRSRALRLGTAPLSVLCALMVFGEVSAFGKAIQERGDSYSLSTDNIKQLTGTSCGLSDYIGVETDPQAGVLPVSPEQPTVAAPTKNSDVPVPPRRLADRETADQYLQPKQVGFTRPGVPSSDGADPDSPNWKPPHQFGGDNAPAWGSFDEAGTNTGELRTPWYDLPESARNGEVPVAVSLAGAETGANFVVLEFGKDTDRGFQVTGRYTVEQGPPPGWRDHRYMLGAEAEGATKMRLIAVDQALGREGWLAVTVPRVPKLTNMTEVIGDGATFVEWPAALVHPCLRISGLYNGIAEMPQFRVSAGEEVRDVGEGWSSPDAGGPFGWLTVASSVRELPTYLRNDPQQDWGSLFVVHPYDADALPAQAAMEVHSETHWGTWSPGPLTQSVELPGDMPSSDDRTDIPTFDDKQD is encoded by the coding sequence GTGCACCCTGAGTCGGCGAAGAAACTTCGGCTGTACGCCTCGCTGCTCGGGCTCGTCGGCACAGTGCTGGCGTTGCTCGTGCCTTTCCTACCTGTCAACCACGATGTGGTCACATTACGGTGGCCAACCGCGGAAGGCACCAAATCGGTGTCCGCACCGTTGGTCGCCTATTCACCGCTGTGGCTGGACGCGGATGTGCCGTGCACGGCCGCGCACGGCCTGGACGCGCGCACCACGGGGCCGGCAATCCTGTTGAGCACCAACCCGCCGTCATCGGATTACGGCAAGCTGACCGGGCTGACGTTGCAGGTCGACAACGGCCAGGCCGCGCTTTACTCCAAGGGCCAGCAGGTGAGCACCGTGCCGCTGCCGACCGGTGACTGCACCATCAGCGTGCGCGCCGACGCCTCCGGCACCACCGCCGGGATCGGCAAGCAGGTGTGGGCGCGCGTCCTCGGCGACCAGCGCCCGCAGCTGACCGGCATCTACTCGTCGCTGGACAACACCGTCGACGATGTGCGCGGCCTGTCCTTCGAGGCCCGCGTCGACAACCGGTTCAGCAGCTACGCAACGCCGCTCAAGCTCGTGGTGATCGCTCTGGCGATCGCGGCGTTCATCGGCTCGGTGATCTGCCTACGGCGGCTGGACGTGCGCGCCGGACGGCGTCCGCCGCGGCTGGCCCCGCGCGGCTGGTGGAAGCCGACCTTCCGCGATGCGGTCGTGTACGCGGCACTGGTCGTGTGGTGGCTGATCGGCGCGATGACCTCCGACGACGGCTATGTGCTGAGCATGGTGCGGTCGGAGCAGAGCGCCGGGTACGTCAGCAACTACTACCGCTGGTTCGCCAACCCGGAGTCGCCGTTCGGCTGGTTCTACGAGTTCTACGCGCAGTGGGTAAAGGTCTCGACAGCGACGCCATGGGTGCGGTTGCCCGCGCTGCTGATGGCAGTCATCAGCTGGCTGTTGATCAGCCGTGAGGTGCTGCCGCGGCTCGGCCAGCAGGTGCGGCGCAGCAACGCCGCCGGCTGGGCCGCCGCCGCGGTTTTCCTGGCGTTCTGGCTGCCGTATAACAACGGTCTCCGCGCCGAGCCGGTCGTGGTGCTCTTTTCGCTGCTGGCGCTGTGCGCCGTGGAGCGGGCCGTCGCGACCGGGCGTCTGATGCCCGCCGCGCTGGGCTTGGTCGGCGCCGCGTTGTCGGTGGGTGTCAACCCGCACGGCCTCGTCGCGGTGCTGCCCTACGTCGCCGCGGTGAAGCCGCTGTTCCGGTTGGTGCGCAAGCGGGCGCAGGAGTTCGGCTGGGTGCCGGTGCTGGCACCGATCTCCGCTTCCGGGTTCGTGATCCTGACGCTGGTGTTCTACGACCAGACGTGGCAGTCGGTCATGGACGCGATGGAGCTCAAGACCACCTTCGGTCCGAACGGCCGCTGGTACGAGGAGCTCAACCGCTACAGCCTGCTGTTCAGCCAGAGCCCGGACGGTTCGCTGACCCGCCGGTTCCCGGTGCTGCTGGTGATCCTGTGCCTGGCGACCTGCGCCGTTGTGCTGCTGCGGCGTGGCCGCATCCGCGGTGCCGCGCTTGGCCCGAGCCGACGGCTACTCGCGATCACCGCGCTGGGCTTCGCCGTGCTGGCACTGACCCCCACCAAGCACACCCACCACTTCGGCATCTTCGCCGCGTTCGGCGGCGCGCTGGCCGCGCTGACCGCGCTGGCGACCAGCACCACCGTGCTGCGCTCCCGGCGCAACCGGGCGGCCTTCGTCGCCGGGTTGATGGTGATCCTGGCGTTCGCCTCCACCGGCCCGAACGCCTGGTGGTACGTCTCGGGCTGGGGCATCCCGTGGTTCGACAAACCGCCGTCGATCAGCGGGCACCAGTTCAGCACGCTGTTCCTGGTATTCGCCGGGATCGCGGGCGTCATCGCGCTGATCGAGCACCTGCGCATCGACGAGAACAACCCGAAGATCGTCGACGAGCGCTGGGACAGCCCGGAGAAGCGCAGCCGGGCGCTACGGCTCGGGACCGCGCCGCTGTCGGTGCTGTGCGCGCTGATGGTGTTCGGCGAGGTCTCGGCGTTCGGCAAGGCCATCCAGGAGCGCGGCGACAGCTACAGCCTGTCCACGGACAACATCAAGCAGCTCACCGGGACCAGCTGCGGGTTGTCGGACTACATCGGGGTGGAGACCGATCCGCAGGCCGGCGTCCTGCCGGTGTCGCCCGAGCAGCCCACCGTGGCCGCGCCGACCAAGAACTCCGACGTGCCGGTGCCGCCGCGCCGCTTGGCCGATCGGGAGACCGCCGACCAGTACCTCCAGCCCAAGCAGGTCGGCTTCACCCGGCCTGGCGTGCCCTCTAGCGACGGTGCCGACCCGGATTCGCCGAACTGGAAGCCGCCGCACCAGTTCGGCGGCGACAACGCCCCGGCGTGGGGCAGCTTCGACGAGGCCGGCACGAACACCGGCGAGTTGCGCACCCCCTGGTACGACCTGCCGGAATCGGCCCGCAACGGCGAGGTGCCAGTTGCGGTGAGCCTGGCGGGCGCGGAGACCGGAGCGAACTTCGTCGTCCTCGAATTCGGCAAGGACACCGACCGGGGCTTCCAGGTCACCGGCCGCTACACCGTGGAGCAGGGGCCGCCGCCCGGGTGGCGGGACCACCGCTACATGCTCGGCGCCGAAGCCGAGGGCGCGACGAAGATGCGGCTGATCGCGGTCGACCAGGCGCTGGGCCGGGAGGGCTGGCTCGCGGTGACCGTGCCGCGGGTGCCCAAGCTGACGAACATGACCGAGGTCATCGGCGACGGCGCGACGTTCGTTGAGTGGCCCGCCGCGCTGGTGCATCCCTGCCTGCGCATTTCCGGGCTGTACAACGGGATCGCGGAGATGCCGCAGTTCCGGGTGTCGGCAGGCGAGGAGGTCCGGGACGTCGGTGAGGGCTGGTCGTCGCCGGATGCCGGCGGGCCGTTCGGCTGGTTGACCGTGGCGTCCAGCGTCCGAGAGCTGCCGACCTACCTGCGCAACGATCCGCAGCAGGACTGGGGTTCGCTGTTCGTGGTGCACCCGTACGACGCGGATGCGCTGCCCGCGCAGGCGGCGATGGAGGTGCACTCCGAAACCCACTGGGGCACCTGGTCGCCGGGGCCGCTGACGCAGTCCGTGGAGCTGCCGGGTGACATGCCCAGCTCCGACGACCGCACCGACATCCCCACCTTCGACGACAAGCAGGACTGA
- a CDS encoding helix-turn-helix transcriptional regulator, translating into MSRYRERPPVGALSTAIACVWTHGAGSLGYLQRVVPDGCVDLIWMGDRLDVVGPDTTARLSALPPGSRITGIRAKPGAARLLLGDIPATELRDLQVDSIDIWGASMRDVVGRLGDGPDQAGRILEEFACSRLSEYRPDPALTPVVAALDVPAPPTIPALADSVGLSARQLRRRVATAVGYGPQTLAGVLRFQRATRLGVGSGGLADLAHASGYADQAHFTREFRRLAGVTPRQYFSPLPPARECFGRY; encoded by the coding sequence GTGAGCCGGTATCGCGAGCGGCCGCCGGTCGGAGCGCTGAGCACGGCGATCGCCTGCGTGTGGACGCACGGGGCTGGGTCGCTGGGCTACCTGCAGCGCGTGGTCCCGGACGGCTGCGTGGATCTGATCTGGATGGGCGACCGGCTCGACGTGGTCGGACCGGACACCACCGCCAGGCTCTCGGCGCTGCCGCCGGGCAGCCGCATCACCGGGATCCGCGCCAAGCCCGGTGCTGCCCGCCTGCTGCTGGGCGACATCCCCGCCACCGAACTGCGCGATCTGCAGGTCGACAGCATCGACATCTGGGGCGCCTCGATGCGGGACGTCGTGGGCAGGCTCGGCGATGGGCCGGATCAGGCTGGGCGGATCCTGGAGGAGTTCGCGTGCTCGCGGTTGTCGGAGTACCGGCCCGATCCGGCGCTGACGCCTGTGGTGGCTGCCCTCGATGTTCCAGCCCCACCCACGATTCCGGCGCTAGCGGACAGCGTTGGGCTGTCCGCGCGCCAACTCCGACGGCGTGTCGCGACTGCCGTCGGATACGGCCCGCAGACCCTCGCCGGAGTGCTCCGCTTCCAGCGGGCGACGCGGCTAGGCGTGGGCTCGGGCGGCCTCGCGGACCTCGCCCACGCCAGCGGCTACGCCGACCAAGCGCACTTCACGCGCGAGTTCCGCCGCCTCGCCGGGGTGACACCGCGCCAGTACTTCAGCCCGCTGCCGCCGGCTCGTGAGTGCTTTGGGCGCTATTGA
- a CDS encoding carboxylesterase/lipase family protein — MNNIVELDSGRVRGLTYEKHRLFQGIPYAAPPVGERRWCSPQPVDPWPQVRDATEPGSPCPQLPQDFADIASLDEDCLFLNVTAPRTGGSKPVMVWLHGGGGANGEGAIFDAHRLSVAEDVVVVTPNSRLGIFGNFGYPSLAGGGGFGIEDQQAVLRWVQRNIDAFGGDPGNVTLFGESYGGLDVSAHLVAPGSAGLFHRAIVQSGFALLRSPAGAWAPGSPEMPTMWLSTVELDELAEHLVGQLGWVQPGKEAAIEQLRRVPVEQLINVSSVFSRPAFGGAVLPESPAQALPGGRFHRVPVLTGGTRDEARLFTALFWDAAGQPITPDGYDKLLTDGFDAAADEVAERYPVDAHASPSLAWADVIGDAAWARSVWNFANALSAETATYVYEFADREAPPVVPFPPGFPPGAHHSAEVAYQFDLGDPAPLTEAQRRLAATMNHYWANFARSGDPNGPDLPGWQTFSAADPHVQSLHPEQITGTNFAAEHRLDFWSALA, encoded by the coding sequence ATGAACAACATCGTGGAACTGGATTCGGGCCGCGTGCGCGGGCTGACCTACGAGAAGCACCGGCTGTTCCAGGGGATTCCGTACGCCGCGCCACCGGTCGGCGAGCGGCGGTGGTGCTCGCCGCAACCCGTCGATCCGTGGCCGCAGGTGCGCGACGCGACCGAGCCGGGCAGCCCCTGCCCGCAACTCCCGCAGGACTTCGCCGACATCGCCAGCCTGGACGAGGACTGCCTGTTCCTCAACGTCACCGCCCCCCGGACCGGCGGCTCCAAGCCGGTCATGGTGTGGCTGCACGGCGGCGGCGGGGCCAACGGCGAGGGCGCGATCTTCGATGCGCATCGGCTGTCCGTCGCAGAGGACGTCGTGGTGGTGACGCCGAACTCGCGGCTGGGCATCTTCGGCAACTTCGGCTACCCGAGCCTGGCCGGCGGCGGCGGGTTCGGGATTGAAGACCAGCAGGCGGTGCTGCGCTGGGTGCAGCGAAACATCGACGCGTTCGGCGGAGACCCGGGCAACGTGACGCTGTTCGGCGAGTCCTACGGCGGGCTCGACGTCAGCGCGCACCTGGTCGCGCCGGGCTCGGCTGGGCTGTTCCACCGGGCGATCGTGCAGAGCGGGTTCGCGCTGCTGCGTTCCCCGGCCGGTGCCTGGGCGCCCGGATCACCCGAGATGCCGACCATGTGGCTGTCCACAGTGGAACTCGACGAGTTGGCGGAGCACCTGGTCGGCCAGCTCGGCTGGGTGCAGCCAGGGAAGGAGGCGGCGATCGAACAGTTGCGCCGCGTCCCGGTCGAACAGCTGATCAACGTGTCATCGGTGTTCAGCCGGCCAGCTTTCGGCGGCGCGGTGCTGCCGGAGTCCCCTGCACAGGCGTTGCCAGGTGGGCGGTTCCACCGGGTCCCGGTGCTGACCGGTGGAACCCGGGACGAGGCCAGGCTGTTCACGGCGCTGTTCTGGGACGCCGCAGGTCAACCGATCACGCCCGACGGCTACGACAAGCTGCTCACAGACGGCTTCGACGCCGCAGCCGACGAGGTGGCCGAGCGGTACCCCGTTGACGCGCATGCGAGTCCGAGCCTGGCCTGGGCGGATGTGATCGGTGACGCGGCTTGGGCACGCTCGGTGTGGAACTTCGCGAACGCGCTGAGCGCGGAAACCGCCACGTACGTCTACGAATTCGCCGACCGGGAGGCGCCGCCGGTCGTGCCGTTCCCGCCGGGATTCCCGCCTGGTGCCCACCACTCCGCCGAGGTTGCCTACCAGTTCGACCTTGGCGACCCGGCGCCGCTGACCGAAGCGCAGCGCCGGCTGGCGGCGACGATGAACCACTATTGGGCGAACTTCGCGCGCAGCGGTGACCCCAACGGGCCGGATCTGCCCGGCTGGCAGACCTTCTCGGCGGCCGATCCGCACGTGCAGTCGCTGCACCCGGAACAGATCACCGGAACGAACTTCGCCGCCGAACACCGCCTGGATTTCTGGAGCGCTCTCGCCTGA
- a CDS encoding TetR/AcrR family transcriptional regulator: MRANYSSGEQGRSFTERGRRAQIVEAAIEAIVELGYSRASFGQIAKRAGLSSTGMISYHFKNKAELMQQVLTDVYAAAEQLVGARIDAAGTARDQLRAFIESSVDFYRTNHRQLRALTEIFLNERGDDAALPHRRELEGMRELLRAGQRSGEFRDFDPHVMAVTLRHALDGVALRLGVEPDADADLYARELATTFDLATRAG; this comes from the coding sequence ATGCGAGCAAATTACAGCTCAGGTGAGCAAGGCAGGTCGTTCACCGAGCGGGGCCGGCGGGCGCAGATCGTCGAGGCCGCCATCGAGGCGATCGTCGAGCTCGGCTACTCGCGCGCGTCGTTCGGGCAGATCGCCAAGCGGGCCGGGCTGAGCAGCACGGGCATGATCTCCTACCACTTCAAGAACAAGGCCGAGCTGATGCAGCAGGTCCTCACCGATGTCTACGCGGCGGCCGAGCAGCTGGTGGGAGCACGCATCGACGCGGCCGGCACGGCGCGCGACCAGCTCCGGGCGTTCATCGAGTCCAGTGTGGACTTCTATCGCACGAACCACCGGCAGCTCCGGGCGCTCACCGAGATCTTCTTGAACGAACGCGGCGACGACGCGGCGTTGCCGCACCGGCGGGAACTCGAAGGCATGCGAGAACTGCTCCGCGCCGGTCAGCGGTCGGGGGAGTTCCGGGACTTCGACCCGCACGTCATGGCGGTGACATTGCGCCACGCGCTGGACGGCGTCGCGCTTCGCCTCGGGGTAGAGCCCGATGCCGACGCCGACCTCTACGCCCGCGAGCTCGCGACCACGTTCGATCTGGCCACCCGAGCGGGTTGA